The DNA segment CCAAATCCTGGGTGTACGAAATCGAGTACGGGTTCGAGCCGGTCCGCGTTTCCGACGTCAGGCGGCTTCCCTTGCCCTGACAGTCATCGCCCGGAATCTGGGTGCGCCAAATCGTAACGTGCCTCCGCTGCGAACCAGTAAGATTTGCTTCTTGCAACAACCACGCGTTGAGCATGTGCGGCGGCACGGTCGCCTTCGGCCCACTCCTCGTCCGCCATGGCCAGCCTGATCGCATCGTCACCTGGGCCGCCGCTCAGGTGCGCCGCCGCGAACGCAGCGGCCGCGCGATGCTCGCCGAGCACGCTCAGGTCGCCGACCACCATCGTAATTCGTCCGGCGTCGGTTGGATCTCGATAACATGCAGCCCTGTCCGCTTCGAGAGTACGCTGCCAGTGTAGGCGCATCAGGAACATCGATGCTGCGATGTAGCCGGCAGTGACCAGGACCGCTGCGGCGGCGAAGGCTCCATACGCCCGCATGAAGCGCCGCCAAGTGTTAGAAGCCATTGTACAGTATCCCGAAGGTGTCCTCGATCAACCTGGCAACGCCGCATGCTGCCTCGACCTTGTGCTGCTGTATAATGAGGCCGACGCGGCCATCTGGATGGTTCCCGCCACGTGCGGTCCACTCATTCTAACGATCTTGCCCGCGACAGACGCCCTCCATCGCCGTGTTGGCGCCCTGCCAGTCGACGACGGCTGCCACAACCGTGGGCGCCACGGTCACCACGCCGATCCACCGGACAGGCCCGGTCCAAATCTCGCGCATGCCATCGCCGGCGGAATCGACCAGGTATTTGAGTCATTCGGGGGGTCGCCCGGTGGGGTCGGCGCCGTCCATTGGCTCACCCGCGCAATACGCATACGGAATCTGGTCCAGCATGCTGTCGCGGCTGGCGAACCGCCCAACCTGCGGGTCGTAATACCGCGCGCCAACGTGCTGCAGCCCGGCGTCGCCGTCGCTCTGGTAGGCCCAGTCGCCGGCGAAGTTGTATGGGCTGGAAGTTGAGCCGCTGCTCGCGATCGTGTTGCCAAACGCATCGAAGTCCTGTGTGGCCGTGGCTGTGCCGGAGCTGTTGGTTTCGGCGCGGGTGGATCCCAGCGCGTCGAATGCCGGGTATTCCCTGTTGCGGCGCAGCAGGTCGTTACCAAGGGTGTACGCTGCCGTGAACGTGCTGCCCTGCATTTCGGTTACCGGCGCGCCGCCGGCGTACTGCGTGGAGGTGGTGGTGCCTGAAGCGGTACGGCTCACGCGCCGGCCCAAATCCACAGCCAAAGTGAGCACAGCGCGGCTGGACGCGCACGGCCTCATTGAGTTCCTCCGTCAGGCGGATCCTCCGTTAACCACATGCACCAGCACACGCCGAACGCGGCGCTTAGCCAGCGCGCCGGCGTCCCCTGGTGGGCCACGGCGACCCAGCAAAACATGACCACAATTACGACAACAACGGCGACGGACGCGATACCGAGCAGGGTTACGTGCGGACGCATGCGCGGCACCGCCCAGCACCCCACGGCAAGACCGAGCCCCGCGGGGGCAAGGATGCCTCCGAAACGGTAGCCGCGCGAGGAAAGCACGAAAGCGATGGCCGCGAGGACCAGTGGGGCGATGAGCCGCGGCCCTAGCCACGCCGTACGCCGCGCGGCCGCTGCCAGAACGCCCCTGGCCGCGAGGCGCGCCATTATAGGAGTATCACGACGACGACGATTTCACCAACCTCCTCAAACTCAGCCGCCTCTGCTGCTCCAGCAGCGACCTCCGCAGCGTCTCCAGCTAAGGCGGCAGTGTCTCCGCCACCGGCCCCCTCAATCGCCGGCTCGGGCGTCGGCGCTTAAACACTCGGCGGCGGTGGAATATCAGGAAAGAACTTCGGCTTTAGCCACATGTGCCACGAGCCCCGACCGGCTATTCCACCGATGACGGCCCCCGCCGCTCCACCAAATCCGGCGACGCCCCCAATAGCCCAACCGGTCGTCCATAAGAACTCTGCGAGCCACTCGGCGTTTTGAGCGGACCGCCCGCTCGGATCCACCCAGCCCACCGGTTCGCCCCCACAATACGCATACGGAATCTGGTCCAGCATGCTGTCGCGACTGGCGAACCGGCCGAACTGCGGATCGTAATACCGAGCGCCTACATGCTGCAGCCCGGCGTCGCCGTCGCTCTGGTAGGCCCAGTCGCCGGCGAAGTTGTATGGGCTCGAAGTTGAGCCGCTGCTCGCGATCGTGTTGCCAAACGCATCGAAGTCCTGTGTGGCCGTGGCTGTGCCGGAGCTGTTGGTTTCGGCGCGTGCGGAGCCGAGGCCATCGAATGCGGGATACTCGCCGTTACGCCGGAGCAGGTCGTTGCCGACGGTGTAAGCTGCCGTGAACGTGCTGCCCTGCATTTCGGTTACCGGCGCGCCGCCGGCGTACTGCGTGGAGGTGGTGGTGCCCGAAGCGGCACGGCTCACACGGCGGCCGAGAGCGTCATAGCCGAATCCGGTCACCGCGGTGCCGTTTTCGGGTGCGCGACGTGTCTCGAGTTGGTGTCGGAGGTCGCCGGGACTCGGTCTCACCGGGTCGCCTCGACGGACGGTGCCGTCAACCAAATGCACAAGCACAACAAGAACGTCGTATCCAGCCACCGTTCCGGACTCGCGCGGGCAGTGGCTGCCAGGGCGGAATACCCGACCACCAACGCGACGGTAAGAATGGTGGACACCAAACCGAATAGGAAGCGCTCGCGCGCGGCCTGCATCCGATCAATAGCCGAGGACATAAGCGGCGCGATCCCGCAGCCAGCGGCAAGCCCAGCCGCCGCGGGGCCCAAGCTGTCTCCGAGGCGGTAGCCAGACCCAGAAAGGACACGAGCGATAACCGCGAGTAGTATCGGGGTCGCGAGCCGCGGGCCGAGCCGGGCAGTGCGCCGCCCAGCAGCTGCTAAAGCGGCGCCGATCTTGGGGCTCGCCATTACAACAGTATCACGACGATGACTATCTCGCCGGCCTCTTCGAGCTCGGCCGCCTCTGCGGCCCCGGCAGCGACTTCCGCAGCATCGCCAGCCAAGGCGGCGGTGTCTCCCCCACTGGCCCCCTCAATCGCCGGCTCGGGCGTCGGTCCTTCAATGGCGGGCGGCGCTGGAATCTTAGGAAAGAACCGAGGCTGTACCCACAGGTGCCAAGAGCCCTGACCGGCTACAGCGCCGATGACGGTCCCAGGCACGCCGGGGAACGCAACGTTGCCCAGACCACCCCAAAGACCGATCCAGATCCACTGGAGGAAGGGCTCCCATTCTTGAACCGACCGTCCGCTCGGATCCACGAAACCGTTCGGTTCGCCACCGCAATACGCGTACGGTATCTGGTCCAGCATGCTGTCGCGACTGGCGAACCGCCCGACCTGCGGGTCGTAATACCTGGCGCCTACATGCTGTAACCCCGCGTCGCCGTCGCTCTGGTAGGCCCAATCTCCAGCGAAGTTGTACGGACTCGATGTTGAGCCGCTGCTGGCGATGGTGTTGCCGAACGCATCATAATCCTGCGTCGCCGTGGCCGTGCCGGAGCTGTTGGTTTCGACGCGGGCGGAGCGACCCGAGCCGAGATCGGGGGTGGATGTCACTGGCCCCTTCAGACGCTCAGACCCCGGCCAGCGCGCTGCGTTCTTCACCGAACCAAAAGTCCGCCGATGGTAATAAGCCAGAAGACGATGCAGGCGACGTGAAAGACGAGGCACCCCACCATCAGCGTGCGGATGAACGCGTTCCAAGCCGGGATACCGGGCCAGCGTCGTACCAGTAATCGAATCGGCGGCACAAAGTACCCCATCACGTCAGGATTAAACCTATGATAAACGTAACCCAGGACAATCGCCATTGGTGTACCGACCAACCACAAAACTCCTATTCTCCCCTCAACTCCGGCAAATGAACGTTGGCTGCGATGCATCCACGCGTCCAGCCCGCTCATTACACCCACCATCGGCATCCAATAGAATGCGACGGCTAGTGCCGATCGCAAGCGTTCTCGACGGCTGCGCGGTGCGCCAGCGGCCGGAGCCGGGAACCGGCTCCGGCGACGGGGCTCCGCACCGGTCAATGGGTCCAATCCCAGACGGCGGCCGCCGCGATAAGCCCGACACCAGCGCCGATGGCTCCGCCTATTAGGAGGCCCTCCGGTCCGAGGAATACGCCTACCTCCGCGCCCTCCTCTGCCCCACCGACGACGCCGCCTATAACCTCTCCGCCCTCCCCGATCCCTACCTCTGTACCGACACCTATTTCGGGACCCGGGTCGTCCGCCGCGGGAGGTCTTGGGCCGGCCTTGGGATTGAGCGGTCTCCACAACGGCCGACCTGGGAACCAAATCCTCCCTCCGATCGTTGCGCCGACGGAAGCCCCCCAGCCGCCGGTGATGAAGGTGGTGCCGGCTTCAAACGCGCCCTGAAAATTAGCGGTCCAGTCAGTCGCCTTCCGTCCGCTCGGATCCACGAAATCGTTCGGTTCGCCACCACAATACGCGTACGGTATCTGGTCCAGCATGCTGTCGCGGCTGGCGAACCTCCCAACCTGCGGGTCGTAGTAGCGTGCCCCGACGTGCTGCAGTCCGGCATCGCCGTCGCTCTGGTAGGCCCAGTCGCCGGCGAAGTTGTACGGGCTCGAAGTTGAGCCGCTGCTAGCGATCGTGTTGCCAAACGCATCGAAATCCTGCGTGGCGGTGGCTGTGCCGGAACTGTTGGTTTCGGCGCGGGCAGAGCCGAGGCCATCGAATGCGGGGTACTCGCCGTTGCGCCGGAGCAGGTCGTTACCTATGGTGTACGCGGCAGTAAAGGTGCTCCCCTGCGTTTCCGTTACCGGCGCGCCGCCGGCGTACTGCGTGGAGGTGGTGGT comes from the Armatimonadota bacterium genome and includes:
- a CDS encoding RHS repeat-associated core domain-containing protein, which encodes TTTSTQYAGGAPVTETQGSTFTAAYTIGNDLLRRNGEYPAFDGLGSARAETNSSGTATATQDFDAFGNTIASSGSTSSPYNFAGDWAYQSDGDAGLQHVGARYYDPQVGRFASRDSMLDQIPYAYCGGEPNDFVDPSGRKATDWTANFQGAFEAGTTFITGGWGASVGATIGGRIWFPGRPLWRPLNPKAGPRPPAADDPGPEIGVGTEVGIGEGGEVIGGVVGGAEEGAEVGVFLGPEGLLIGGAIGAGVGLIAAAAVWDWTH
- a CDS encoding RHS repeat-associated core domain-containing protein, translated to MRPCASSRAVLTLAVDLGRRVSRTASGTTTSTQYAGGAPVTEMQGSTFTAAYTLGNDLLRRNREYPAFDALGSTRAETNSSGTATATQDFDAFGNTIASSGSTSSPYNFAGDWAYQSDGDAGLQHVGARYYDPQVGRFASRDSMLDQIPYAYCAGEPMDGADPTGRPPE
- a CDS encoding RHS repeat-associated core domain-containing protein — its product is MTSTPDLGSGRSARVETNSSGTATATQDYDAFGNTIASSGSTSSPYNFAGDWAYQSDGDAGLQHVGARYYDPQVGRFASRDSMLDQIPYAYCGGEPNGFVDPSGRSVQEWEPFLQWIWIGLWGGLGNVAFPGVPGTVIGAVAGQGSWHLWVQPRFFPKIPAPPAIEGPTPEPAIEGASGGDTAALAGDAAEVAAGAAEAAELEEAGEIVIVVILL